The Sphaerochaeta globosa str. Buddy region GCAAGTGCCGAACCTACATTGTTCGATGATGAAACACAGGAGGAATGATGGACATCAAGGATAGGATTCTCTATGAGGATAACCATCTGATCATCATCAACAAGCTTTGCGGCGAATTGGTGCAGGGTGATGTAACAGGGGACGAAACATTGGCTGATTTGGTGAAGGAGTACCTAAGGGTGAACTACAACAAGCAGGGCAATGTGTTTCTGGGCATCCCCCATCGCTTGGATCGTCCCACCAGCGGAATTGTTGTCTATGCAAAGACCGAGAAGGCCCTGATTCGACTCAACGAGCTTTTCAAAGGAAGCGCGATGAAGAAGACCTACTGGGCTATCGTCGACCATATGCCCAACCAAACCGAGGGTACGCTGGTCCATTACATCGTGCGCGATACCAAGACCAACAAGAGTGTGGCCCTCTCAGTGGAGAAGAAGGGAGGCAAGCTTGCCAAGCTCGATTACAAGCTGATTTCTGCTTCCAAGAATTACTTCCTCTTGGAGGTCAACCTGCACACCGGACGCCATCATCAGATCAGGGCCCAGTTTGCTGCCATCGGCTTGCATATCAAGGGCGACCTCAAGTATGGGGCGGCACGGTCCAACCCCGATGGTGGAATATGCCTGCATGCCCGCTCCATTTCCTTCACGCATCCGGTGAAGAAGGAGCAGATCACCCTCACAGCCCCACCGCCCGATGATGCTCTTTGGAATGCATTTGTTTCAGAAGGGCACTGAAAATTTTTACCGTTAGCGGCAGAAATTTTCAATGATGGTTCTTTTTCATCAATAACAATCACGTACTTAGCCACTAATCCATCCTCTCACAGGGGTGGATTCTTTTTCTTGACAGATTGAAAAATGTGCCTCATTCTTCATATGTATGATGTATGATGTTAAAATTTTTGGGGGTGCATTCCATGGCTGAACATACGATTGCCGCAATATATACCGGTGCTGCACTGGTTAAACCACTATCCGACCTTTTGAAACAGACGTTGTCCGATTGCAAGGTGATGAACATCCTTGACGACAGCATGATTGCCGAAATCATCGAAACCGGCTATCTGACCAAGGCGGTGAAAAGACGGTTGTACGGTTACTATGAGATTGCTTGTGCCTCCGGTGCCGAATTGATCCTCAATACCTGTTCTTCCATCGGGGATGCTGTGTATGGGGCACGAGAGTTCTTTCCTATTCCCATCGTACGCATCGACGAGCCGATGGCAAGAAGGGCTATCGAACTTACCGATTCAATCGCAGTATTGGCGACCCTTCCTACTACACTGGACCCCACCATACGCTTGCTCGAACGCTGCGCCAGTGAAATGGGTAAGTCGATTCGCACCATCAGTGCGTTGGCCGATGGTGCCTTCAGCGCCATCACCGCAGGCGACAGTCAGACGCACGACCGTCTGATCGCCGAGACTGCGAAGCAAGTATCCGACCGCTGTGAAGTCATCCTGCTTGCCCAAGGTTCGATGGCCAGAATGGAAGAACCGCTTGCTACCCTTACCGGTAAGACCGTGCTTTCAAGTCCTCGTCTCGGTGCCCTGATGGTCAGGGACCTGCTGAGGGAGGCCCGCTGATGGATATAAAAGCGCTTCAGGAAATCTCTTTGGCTCTTCGTCGTGATGTGGTTGAAATGGTGTACCGGACCAAGGACGGTCATCCCAGTCCAAGCTTCTCGGTGGCAGACATTGTTACTGCTCTGTATTTTGCTATCATGCGTTTGGACCCCACCCGTCCCGATTGGGAGGACCGCGACCGTTTTGTCCTTTCCAAAGGGCACAGCTGTCCCATCCTCTACGCCGCCCTTGCCCGTAAAGGCTACTTCGACCGGGAAGAACTATTCACCCTGCGCTATCTCAACAGCCATTTGCAGGGGCATCCTTATGCACCCAAGACCAAAGGCTTGGATGCCACCACCGGTTCACTGGGAAACGGGGTATCGATCGGTCTGGGCATGGCCTTGGCTGCCAGGATTCGCAGGAAGGACTACCAAGTCTATGCCATAACCGGAGACGGAGAGCTAGGAGAAGGGATGATTTGGGAAGCTGCAATGGCAGCAAGCCACCACAAGGTTGGTAATCTGACCGTTTTCATCGACAACAACAACTACCAAAGCGGCGGAACCGTAGGTGAAGTCTCAGGGCCCTATCCGATCGAGGACAAGTGGCAGGCTTTCGGATGGCATGTCCAAACGATTGACGGACACGATATGGATCAGATTCTGAGGGCTGTAGAGATTGCTCACCTGGTTACTGACAAACCGTCCGCCATCGTCTGCAAGACCGTGAAAGGCAACGGTGTCTCCTTCATGGTAGGAGAGAACTCCTGGCATAAACGTGTCTATACTGAAGAAGAGTACAAGCAGGCCATCAAAGAGTTGGGAGGAGCAGTATGAGCACAATCGACAGCACAAGAATTGGATTTCGCGATGCCCTTCTTAAGTTGGCTTCTGAGCGAAAGGACGTGGTTTTCGTCTCTACCGACTCCTTGAAGGTGGTGAAGGGCGAACCGTTTTTACAGCAGTTTCCCGACCGGGTGTTGGAACTGGGAATCTCCGAACAGAACGGGGTGGGTGTATGCAGCGGTCTGGCTGCCAGCGGCCTCCTTCCGTATATATGCACCTATGCAGGCTTTCTCACGATGAGAGCTTGTGAACAGATGCGTACTTTCGTCTCCTACCCGAATCTCAAAGTTCGCTTTGTCGGGGCGAATGGGGGCTTGCACGGGGGTAACCGTGAGGGTGTCTCCCATCAGTTCATAGAGGATGTGGGAATTCTCAGGGGTATGCCCAACTTTACCATTCTCTGCCCTGCCGACGGAGGTCAGGTATATGAGGCCATGCTCGCCAGCGTCGATGTTGAGGGTCCTGTGTATATCCGTATCGGAAGCGGTCGTGAGGATAAGGTATTCCCTGATGGTACACCGTTTTCCCTAGGAAAAATCCGAATTCTTAGTGATGAAGGGGATGATGTTGCCCTGCTTGCCCATGGATTTGTGCTGGGTCGTGTTCTTGAGGCTGCAAAGAAGCTCAAGGAAGAAGGCATCAGCGCCAAGGTGGTGGAAGTGGCTACGATCAAACCGTTGGATACCGCCGGTCTTGCATCGGTGCTGAATGCTACCGGTTGCGCCGTGACCGTGGAAGACCATACGATTATCAACGGGTTGGGAAGCGCTGTCGCCGAGGTGATTGCAGAAGGAAATCCTGCGTACCTTGTACGTCTTGGGCTGCAGGATGTGTATGGAGAATCGGGCTTCCCTGAAGAGTTGCTTGATGCCTATGGCATGCGCGTGGAGGATATTGTAAGCGCGGCCAAGAAGGCTATGGCACATAAAAAACAGTAACGGTTTCCGGCTCTGCCGGAGTTCGTATATCAAAAAGGAGAACATTGTATGAAAAAAAGGATTATCGCATTGCTACTCGTTGTTTCCTTGGTTGGTGTCCTGTTTGCAGCAGGGCAGGCTGAAGCCAGCGGACCGACGGCCGCCAAACCTCTGGTACTTCGCTATGCACACATGAACCCGGCTTCCAGCCCGAATGGACTGCAGGCAACCTACTTTGCTGACAAGATTGCCGAAAAGACCGGTGGAGCCATCAAGATTGAAGTGTATCCTGCAAGCCAGCTCGGTTCGATCTCAGAAATGGCGGAAGCTGTTTCAATGGGCTCGATCGCCATGCACCACAACACCTACGGTGGACTGCAGCCCCTGCTCAACGACTTGGGGTTGTTCGACACCCCGTATCTGTATCGTGACGTCGACCACCTCTTGAAGGCCACCGATCCCGAGACCTCTCCGGCCTTGAAGGAACTGAACCAAAAGCTCATCGACACCAGAGGAGTGAGAATTCTTTACTCCTTCTATTTCGGTACCCGTGAACTTACTGCAAACCACGCCGTCTACTCCCCCAAGGATTTGGCAGGCAAGAAAATCCGTGCCATTCCCTCTCCCATCTATTTGGCGGCGGTCGAAGGCATGGGTGCGGTAGCAGTGCCCATCGACTGGGCTGAAGTCCCCGTGGCTCTTTCCACCGGCGTAGCCGATGGCCAGGAGAATCCGGTAAGCACCTTGGTGACCAGCAATATCTTTGAAGTGCAGAAGTTTGCCATGATGACCGACCATATCATGGGAAGCGAGCCTGTGGTGATAAACGAGAAAGTCTGGCAGGCATTGAGTGCAGAGCACAAGAAGCTCTTCACTGAAGTTGCACGCGAGACCCGCGACTGGGCATCCAACTATGTGCAGCAGAACGAGGCAAAGGATGTGCAGACACTCAAGGACAAGGGCATGAAGATCATCACCAAGGCAGACGGGCTGAAGGTTGATGAGTTCCGCGCCTCTGTTTCAAAAGTGGTGAATGATCGCTTCGGCGCTGCCTGGGGCAAGTACTATGAGATGATTGCCGCTGTTAAGTAAGTATAAGTAACTGGTGGTGGATGGAAAGAAATCTTTCCATCCACGCTCGCCCCTTCTATGAGCAAGGAACAATTCTATGAACAACCTCGCAAAAAAGGTGACCAAGGGATATCAGGCGGTGGCAGTGGTTTTCCTGCTGGTACTGTTTCTTTCGGTCTTCATCCAGATTATCATGCGCAACGTATTCCATGCAGGCTCTATTCAGCTGGAGGAACTTGCCCGGGTTTCTTTGGTCTCCTTGGTATTTCTCATGATTCCTGTTCTCACCTTTGAAAAGAAGCACATCATCGTCGATATCGTGCTCCTCTATCTACCCAAGAGCGTAAAGCGATGGGTATCGGCAGCAACACAGCTTCTGGTCATGTGCTTCGGCATCTACGTACTGTGGGCGATTGCAACCATCATGGAGCGCAACTGGAGTGTCAGGACTCCTGCGCTGAATATGCCCAACGTTGTATTCTACATTCCCATCACCTTGGGGATTTTCGCAATGACAGTCCTCTCCCTTCTGGGAGTCTGGATGTCTATCAGTGGAAAGGAGGAAGAGGTATGAGCGGTTCCTTGGTGATTATTCTTTTTCTCTTTCTGCTTGCCACCGGACTTCCCATCGCCGTAAGCATGGGCATTCCCTCGGCTCTCTATCTGATGATGGCAAACATCCCGCCCAGCCAGCTGATCCAGCGCATGGTTACCAGTCTCAACTCCTTTCCAATGCTTGCCGTTCCCTTGTTCATCCTTGCCGCCGGCATGATGAACAGCTCGGGGATCACCGAGCGTCTGTTTGAATTTGCCAAGCTGTTGGTCGGTAGGATGAAGGGAGGCTTGGCCCAGGTCAACATTGTCGCCTCCTTGATCTTCAGCGGCATCAGCGGTGCGGCCCTGGCCGACGTAGGCGGGCTTGGAAACATCGAGATCGAGGCGATGGACAAGCAGAACTATCCCCGCACCCACTCAGCGGCCATTACGGCAGCCTCTGCAGTAATCGGTCCGATCTTCCCTCCTTCCATCCCTCTTATCATCTATGGAGCAGCCGCCGAAACCTCCTCGATGCGCCTGCTGATCGCCGGGGTTCTTCCCGCCCTGGTCATTGCCATGGCATTGATGATACAGGTAGCTATCTTCGCCCGCAAATTCAATTACCCCCGTGGTGTGGACCGTAAATTTTCTTTCTCTGAGATCAAAGCAATCACCAAGCGCGGCCTTCCCTCCATGTTGATGCCTGTCATCATGATGGGCGGCATGCTTTCAGGCTGGTTCAGTCCGACCGAGGTTGCTGCCATTGCAGTGGCTTACGCCATCGTGCTGAGCCTGGCTTACAAAGAGCTGACGTTTGCTTCGTTTATCAATAACTGTATTGAAACACTGCGATCGACGGCGAGCGTCTTGTTCATCGTCGCCTCGGCAGCCATATTCGCCTGGGTTCTCACCGTAGAGCAGATGCCTCAGCAGGTTTCGGCGCTCATGCTCAGCATCTCTGACAATCCGATCATCCTGCTCATGCTCGCCAATGTGATTCTCCTGATCGCCGGCATGTTTCTTGAGTCAACCGCAGCCATCATGATTCTGACTCCGATTCTCCTGCCTCCTTTGGTGGCTGCAGGGGTGGATCCGGTCCACTTCGGGCTGGTCATGGTCTTCAACCTGATGATTGGTATGATCACCCCGCCGGTGGGTATGAGCGTATATATGCTCAGCCCCATCGTAGGACTGCCGGTAGGAAAGGTATTTAGAGCATGCTTGCCGTATCTGGCCTCCCTGTTGTGCGCCTTGGTGATTCTTACCTATGTCCCACAGATTTCTCTGTGGCTTCCCAATCTTGTATTCGCTTCGAGGTAATGTATGAGCAAAACGTATTTTCACCGCGTACAGGCAGAGACTCCCACCCGGTTCTGGATCAACAACCCCACCCTTGAGCAAGCAAAGCTCGCCATTGAGGCCGGGGCGATAGGGTGTACCACAAACCCGAGCTATGTCTCTAAACTTTTCGGTAGTGAAGATGATTTGCGAATTGTGCTCAGGGCGATCGATTTACTGCTTCCCTATGAGAAGAACGACTGTCTGGTTGCTCAGAAGGTACAGCAAATGATGGTTGCCCGCCTTGCCGACCTGTTTCTACCGATGTATAAAAAAAGTGGTGGCAAGGAAGGCTTGGTCACCATCCAAGGCGATCCGTTTGCGGAGACCGATACCCGTCTCATTATTGAGGAGGGCTTGGAGAACCGCAGGATTGGAGAGAACATCTGTATCAAGATTCCGGTCACCACCTGGGGTATTGAAGCCATCAGTGCGATGGTTGAACGCAACATCCCCACCATGGCAACCGAGGTGATGGGACTTTCCCAAGCTGTCTCGATTTGCGAAGAGTACCAAAGGGTAAGCAAAGAGAGCGGGAATACTCCAGCTTTCTATGTCACCCACATTACCGGTATTCTGGACGACCACTTCAAGCGGGTTATCAAGGCCAACAATCTGGTACTCGATGAGAAGCTGGTCAAGTATGCAGGGCTTTCCATTGCCAAAAAGGAATATGAGCTTCTCAAAGTCAGAAACTACCCCGGTATCCTGATCGGGGGAGGGGCGCGCAAGCTGGAGGACTTTACCGAACTCGTGGGTGGGGACCTGCATATAACCATCAACTGGACAGGAACGGCAGAGACGCTTATTGGGGCAGATAAGGATGCAGTCAGTCGCATTGGGGAGAACCTCAGTGAAAAAGAGATGCAGATCCTCAGGGAGCAGCTTCCCGACTATGCAAGAGCCTTTGATGTCGATGGGATGCACAGCGGTGAGTATTACGATTACGGCGGGGTGGAGCTGTTCAGAACGTCCTTTCAGAAGGGATGGAACGAGCTGCTGGCTTTGATAGCTGAACGCAGGAGAAAAGCATAATGCAAGAGAAAAAACATCGGGGCAATCTCGCAACCGATAAACGGGTTAGCAGGGCAAAAGGCATCGATCGGGTAACCCTTACCTATGACAAAGACAACATGATGTGTTACTTCTACCTTGAGAAGGGCTCAAACCTCGAGATGCATACGCATATCCAAAGCCAGAGCGGTATTGTGATCAAGGGACACATTCACTTCATCAAAGGTGATGGGGAGGTGCTCGACCTTACAGCCGGTGATGCCTACTACTTTGCCTCCAATGATCCCCATGGTTCGAAAATCCTTGAGGATACTGAATTGATTGAGTGTTTTTCGCCTTCACGGGACGATTACAAGGACTGAGCGCCGCCTTTCTTGCTTTCGAATCAAGGTGTTGGTATGATGGGTGTGCTATTCGTTAGGGGGGGGGACTTTCTCATGGAAGATATTTTCGCAGTCCGCGAGGCTCGTCCTTCTGCGGTTGAAGGGGTGATCGAGAAGATCAAAGCCCTGTTGATCGAGCAGAAATTGACCCCCGGGGATATGATTCCCAATGAAATCTCCCTTGCAGAAAGCCTGAAGGTTGGTCGGGGTACGGTACGTGAAGCATTGAAAATTCTCTCTGCCTACGGGGTGGTTGAGATTAAGCAAGGGTATGGAACCTATGTTTCCAGTGCCTCCAACAAGCGTCTGTTCGACCCCCAGCTCTTTCAGATTCTGGTCCAGGATAGGGACTACAAGTCCTTGACCCAGGTAAGACAGCTGCTTGAGGAAGGAATCGTCAAGCTTGTCATAGAGAGTGCGAGCGATGAGGAGCTGGTCCTTTTGGACCAGACCATGCAGAAGTTCCAAGCCGAGCTGGCTAAACCAGACGCATCGGCCCAGCATGCCGGTTCGCTTGATTTGCGGTATCATCGCTTGCTAGCCCGTTTTTCGCACAACAGCATTGTGGAGAACATCTACAATTTTGTCATCGAGCTCTTTACCAAAACCATCAATCCAATCCACACCGGAGTCGATGAGGTGCACCAGCATCTGCACCAGTCGATCATGGATCGTGACAGTGAGAAAGCGGTAGAGGCTGTCAGAGAGCATACCGCCATCTGGATTTCCGGCTACGAGGCTGTGCATAGGGCTGGTTAATCTGCGAGAACCACCCCTTCTCCCTTGAATCCATTTACCTTGATGATCAAAGGCTTTTGCGTGCGGGCATGGATGAAATGCTCGGTTTCGTCATAGACTTCCAGTTGTTTCAGCTTCTCCAAGTCAAGTCTGCCGGAACGGTGATCGGGATTGATGGTCAAGTACATGCAACCCAGACTGGTCATATTCTGAAAGAAGTGCGTTCCCTGGCTGGGTTCTACCTGGAATCCTTTCAGCCCGGTTTCAATGATTACCTTGGAGCGGGAAATTTGCGACCAGGTGACCGGGATTCCCAGCCAAGGATCGCAAGATCCGAGCCTTCCTGCCACCAAGAGAGCGTAGTCTTTTTCGGCAAGAACCATCGCTGCATTGAGCTTGTCCAGTTCCTTTGCCATATCCTTCATTCTGGAAGCGTCGAAGCGGTCTACTTTCAGGTAAATCAAATCTTGGATGTCCTCAATCTTGCCGTTTCCCATTACGACGGTTGAGTAGACTGCGGCCAGGCTTTTCTCCTCATCGGAAATGCATACATCACTTTCTTCATTTCCTGCGGCAATGGGTCTGATCTGCAGAAGGCTGAACTCCTGTTTCTTGGGGGCCGCCCGGTTGAGATTGACGGCAAATTCGATTTCCACCGGCTTTCCCATGGCTTGGGTTCCGAGATTTACAATCTCCTTGACAATGCTTGCCAGCGGGAATGCGTCGTACTTCAGTATTCCATTGAAGGTTATGACTTTTTGTCCTTCGGCCTTCACCGACTCGCTGAGCGTTCCGCTGGCCATATCAAAGGTGCTGGCTATGTACTTGAGTGCCTGGGGATGATGTTCCGCCTCACTGAGGTCCAAGAGCTCAAGGTTTTCCAGTCCGCCTTCCTCAAGAGGGTGG contains the following coding sequences:
- a CDS encoding RluA family pseudouridine synthase, whose protein sequence is MDIKDRILYEDNHLIIINKLCGELVQGDVTGDETLADLVKEYLRVNYNKQGNVFLGIPHRLDRPTSGIVVYAKTEKALIRLNELFKGSAMKKTYWAIVDHMPNQTEGTLVHYIVRDTKTNKSVALSVEKKGGKLAKLDYKLISASKNYFLLEVNLHTGRHHQIRAQFAAIGLHIKGDLKYGAARSNPDGGICLHARSISFTHPVKKEQITLTAPPPDDALWNAFVSEGH
- a CDS encoding aspartate/glutamate racemase family protein, with product MAEHTIAAIYTGAALVKPLSDLLKQTLSDCKVMNILDDSMIAEIIETGYLTKAVKRRLYGYYEIACASGAELILNTCSSIGDAVYGAREFFPIPIVRIDEPMARRAIELTDSIAVLATLPTTLDPTIRLLERCASEMGKSIRTISALADGAFSAITAGDSQTHDRLIAETAKQVSDRCEVILLAQGSMARMEEPLATLTGKTVLSSPRLGALMVRDLLREAR
- a CDS encoding transketolase, yielding MDIKALQEISLALRRDVVEMVYRTKDGHPSPSFSVADIVTALYFAIMRLDPTRPDWEDRDRFVLSKGHSCPILYAALARKGYFDREELFTLRYLNSHLQGHPYAPKTKGLDATTGSLGNGVSIGLGMALAARIRRKDYQVYAITGDGELGEGMIWEAAMAASHHKVGNLTVFIDNNNYQSGGTVGEVSGPYPIEDKWQAFGWHVQTIDGHDMDQILRAVEIAHLVTDKPSAIVCKTVKGNGVSFMVGENSWHKRVYTEEEYKQAIKELGGAV
- a CDS encoding transketolase family protein; this encodes MSTIDSTRIGFRDALLKLASERKDVVFVSTDSLKVVKGEPFLQQFPDRVLELGISEQNGVGVCSGLAASGLLPYICTYAGFLTMRACEQMRTFVSYPNLKVRFVGANGGLHGGNREGVSHQFIEDVGILRGMPNFTILCPADGGQVYEAMLASVDVEGPVYIRIGSGREDKVFPDGTPFSLGKIRILSDEGDDVALLAHGFVLGRVLEAAKKLKEEGISAKVVEVATIKPLDTAGLASVLNATGCAVTVEDHTIINGLGSAVAEVIAEGNPAYLVRLGLQDVYGESGFPEELLDAYGMRVEDIVSAAKKAMAHKKQ
- a CDS encoding TRAP transporter substrate-binding protein, with protein sequence MKKRIIALLLVVSLVGVLFAAGQAEASGPTAAKPLVLRYAHMNPASSPNGLQATYFADKIAEKTGGAIKIEVYPASQLGSISEMAEAVSMGSIAMHHNTYGGLQPLLNDLGLFDTPYLYRDVDHLLKATDPETSPALKELNQKLIDTRGVRILYSFYFGTRELTANHAVYSPKDLAGKKIRAIPSPIYLAAVEGMGAVAVPIDWAEVPVALSTGVADGQENPVSTLVTSNIFEVQKFAMMTDHIMGSEPVVINEKVWQALSAEHKKLFTEVARETRDWASNYVQQNEAKDVQTLKDKGMKIITKADGLKVDEFRASVSKVVNDRFGAAWGKYYEMIAAVK
- a CDS encoding TRAP transporter small permease, encoding MNNLAKKVTKGYQAVAVVFLLVLFLSVFIQIIMRNVFHAGSIQLEELARVSLVSLVFLMIPVLTFEKKHIIVDIVLLYLPKSVKRWVSAATQLLVMCFGIYVLWAIATIMERNWSVRTPALNMPNVVFYIPITLGIFAMTVLSLLGVWMSISGKEEEV
- a CDS encoding TRAP transporter large permease, translating into MSGSLVIILFLFLLATGLPIAVSMGIPSALYLMMANIPPSQLIQRMVTSLNSFPMLAVPLFILAAGMMNSSGITERLFEFAKLLVGRMKGGLAQVNIVASLIFSGISGAALADVGGLGNIEIEAMDKQNYPRTHSAAITAASAVIGPIFPPSIPLIIYGAAAETSSMRLLIAGVLPALVIAMALMIQVAIFARKFNYPRGVDRKFSFSEIKAITKRGLPSMLMPVIMMGGMLSGWFSPTEVAAIAVAYAIVLSLAYKELTFASFINNCIETLRSTASVLFIVASAAIFAWVLTVEQMPQQVSALMLSISDNPIILLMLANVILLIAGMFLESTAAIMILTPILLPPLVAAGVDPVHFGLVMVFNLMIGMITPPVGMSVYMLSPIVGLPVGKVFRACLPYLASLLCALVILTYVPQISLWLPNLVFASR
- a CDS encoding transaldolase, whose product is MSKTYFHRVQAETPTRFWINNPTLEQAKLAIEAGAIGCTTNPSYVSKLFGSEDDLRIVLRAIDLLLPYEKNDCLVAQKVQQMMVARLADLFLPMYKKSGGKEGLVTIQGDPFAETDTRLIIEEGLENRRIGENICIKIPVTTWGIEAISAMVERNIPTMATEVMGLSQAVSICEEYQRVSKESGNTPAFYVTHITGILDDHFKRVIKANNLVLDEKLVKYAGLSIAKKEYELLKVRNYPGILIGGGARKLEDFTELVGGDLHITINWTGTAETLIGADKDAVSRIGENLSEKEMQILREQLPDYARAFDVDGMHSGEYYDYGGVELFRTSFQKGWNELLALIAERRRKA
- a CDS encoding cupin domain-containing protein, with the translated sequence MQEKKHRGNLATDKRVSRAKGIDRVTLTYDKDNMMCYFYLEKGSNLEMHTHIQSQSGIVIKGHIHFIKGDGEVLDLTAGDAYYFASNDPHGSKILEDTELIECFSPSRDDYKD
- a CDS encoding FadR/GntR family transcriptional regulator, producing MEDIFAVREARPSAVEGVIEKIKALLIEQKLTPGDMIPNEISLAESLKVGRGTVREALKILSAYGVVEIKQGYGTYVSSASNKRLFDPQLFQILVQDRDYKSLTQVRQLLEEGIVKLVIESASDEELVLLDQTMQKFQAELAKPDASAQHAGSLDLRYHRLLARFSHNSIVENIYNFVIELFTKTINPIHTGVDEVHQHLHQSIMDRDSEKAVEAVREHTAIWISGYEAVHRAG